A genome region from Tepidisphaeraceae bacterium includes the following:
- a CDS encoding autotransporter-associated beta strand repeat-containing protein, producing the protein MMNTKHRSSVAILKKRMNESGRRSMRVAAMVGAAGVWIAQPHVATAATIGWNQTGAGTYDYNDPANWVGGNINGLFDASLSITGAQAVTFGTDTTLTTPIVFNHNATGNFDILMRADGTGDRVLTLGGDVTLNSALNRTTLVGSSTNGQRLTVDLGGATRTFDVTNSGNKVLNLRNGITGGSEGVIKAGSGTLQIESSSTYSGATTINGGTFWYGAGGRTVNSDVIVNTGGTLRFDSSGSGNTSLARTKSVTLNGGSLTGSAASSTSVNTNDLMGALSLGAGGSTVMLAPIGTRHMRMTADSFTREAGGTVLFRGTGFGVNTLASNTVNATNFVFTTAPTLTGTPGGSGTTVGIIKGAYAGTTNSSNGEGLVTYDSTYGVRLLSGSEYATSIIDGQTTLDNVRLSNASGVVSNVTVDAATTINSLSLNVSGVTSPINVGGTGTITLGSGTIFAQSVSPATTGAEMTVNNTINLNGQQGVIFYNTVGSSNGSNGAKLFLNGPITNSGGNGVVVAGSGVVEFSGAGVNTFTGPTVMNSGLLRLTKSVDNSAVVGDLVINGGTVQNTGNEIADTSDIIINGGSLLQKGGATNSGSGASETFRDLTVNGGSVTSGASGSGSTTNMRNASIAGGSWTPTRAHTVNMSGSLSVSGGTINVAGTSDGSSGANINLAGDLNITNTASGVYAPITLGSSTGAGNPGRITLSGDLTFTGNGTNANTVAITTTAAPKLGALILNGTRTLNVGDGAATHDLELAVALTNGTSAGGLTKTGLGTLDLTGASTYTGPTNVSAGTLLVNGSLAADSTMNVNAGGTLGGNGTVGGATSITGTLAPGASAGLLSFGSSLGLGGTSIFEVDGLARGVVGGYDATNVAGELTYGGVLNVVFSDTFAIGSTFDLFDFATQASDFAAISLTGDYVGTLLSLGNGNWYGSTGSQAFTFDGSSGVLQIVDNVAVPEPTAIGLLVGAAGMMLRRRRAV; encoded by the coding sequence ATGATGAATACGAAGCACAGGTCGAGCGTCGCAATTTTGAAGAAGCGGATGAATGAATCGGGTCGGCGGTCGATGCGGGTGGCGGCGATGGTCGGTGCCGCGGGCGTCTGGATCGCGCAGCCCCACGTGGCGACCGCCGCTACCATTGGGTGGAATCAGACCGGGGCAGGAACCTACGACTACAACGATCCGGCCAACTGGGTTGGTGGCAACATCAACGGCCTGTTCGACGCGTCATTATCAATTACGGGCGCCCAAGCAGTCACGTTTGGCACCGACACGACGCTGACGACCCCGATCGTCTTCAACCATAACGCTACCGGCAACTTCGACATCTTGATGCGTGCTGACGGCACCGGCGACCGCGTCCTCACGCTCGGTGGTGACGTAACGCTTAACAGCGCCCTCAACCGCACGACCCTCGTCGGCTCGTCCACTAACGGCCAGCGGTTGACCGTCGACCTCGGCGGCGCCACCCGCACGTTCGACGTCACGAACAGTGGCAACAAGGTTCTGAATCTTCGTAACGGCATCACCGGAGGATCCGAAGGCGTCATCAAGGCCGGCAGCGGCACCCTCCAGATCGAGTCGTCCAGCACCTATTCTGGCGCAACGACCATCAACGGCGGCACGTTCTGGTACGGCGCCGGTGGTCGCACGGTCAATTCGGACGTCATCGTAAATACGGGCGGCACGCTCCGGTTCGACAGCTCGGGCAGTGGCAACACCAGCTTGGCCCGCACGAAGAGCGTCACCCTCAACGGCGGCAGCCTCACCGGCTCGGCCGCGTCCAGCACAAGCGTCAACACGAACGACCTCATGGGCGCCCTGTCGCTCGGCGCCGGCGGGTCGACCGTCATGCTCGCCCCGATCGGCACTCGCCACATGCGGATGACCGCCGACAGCTTCACCCGCGAAGCCGGGGGCACCGTTCTGTTCCGCGGCACCGGTTTTGGCGTAAACACGCTCGCGTCCAATACCGTCAACGCCACCAACTTCGTATTCACCACCGCCCCGACGCTCACCGGCACTCCCGGGGGCAGTGGCACCACCGTCGGCATCATTAAGGGCGCCTACGCCGGCACGACCAATAGCAGTAACGGTGAAGGGCTCGTCACCTACGATTCGACCTACGGCGTGCGGCTGCTGTCCGGTTCGGAATACGCGACTTCGATCATTGACGGCCAGACCACGCTCGACAACGTCCGCCTGTCCAACGCGTCTGGCGTCGTGTCCAACGTCACGGTCGACGCCGCGACCACGATCAACTCCCTTTCGCTGAACGTCTCCGGGGTCACCTCGCCGATCAACGTCGGTGGCACCGGCACGATCACGCTCGGCAGCGGCACGATCTTCGCGCAGTCCGTCTCACCGGCCACGACCGGCGCGGAGATGACCGTCAACAACACCATCAACCTCAACGGCCAGCAGGGCGTGATTTTCTACAACACGGTCGGCAGCTCCAACGGGAGCAATGGAGCCAAGCTATTCCTCAACGGGCCGATCACCAACAGCGGTGGCAACGGCGTCGTCGTCGCGGGGTCGGGCGTCGTCGAGTTCAGTGGCGCGGGCGTCAACACGTTCACCGGCCCGACCGTCATGAATAGCGGCCTGCTGCGGCTCACGAAGTCGGTCGACAACTCCGCGGTCGTCGGTGACCTCGTCATCAACGGCGGCACCGTCCAGAACACCGGCAACGAGATCGCCGACACCAGTGACATCATCATCAACGGTGGCTCCCTTCTCCAGAAAGGCGGCGCCACCAACTCCGGCAGCGGGGCCTCGGAGACTTTCCGTGACCTCACCGTCAATGGTGGCTCCGTCACCTCGGGCGCCAGTGGTAGTGGCAGCACGACCAACATGCGTAACGCCAGCATTGCTGGTGGCAGCTGGACCCCCACGCGCGCACACACGGTCAACATGAGCGGTTCGCTCTCCGTATCCGGTGGCACGATCAACGTGGCGGGCACGTCCGACGGCAGCAGCGGCGCGAACATCAACCTCGCCGGTGACTTGAACATCACGAACACCGCCTCTGGCGTGTACGCCCCGATCACGCTCGGCAGTTCGACGGGCGCGGGCAACCCCGGACGCATCACGCTGTCGGGCGACCTGACGTTCACGGGCAACGGCACCAACGCCAACACCGTCGCGATCACGACCACCGCCGCCCCGAAGCTCGGCGCGCTCATCCTGAACGGCACGCGGACGTTGAACGTCGGCGACGGCGCGGCCACCCACGACCTCGAACTCGCCGTCGCACTGACGAACGGCACCTCGGCCGGTGGCCTGACCAAGACCGGCCTTGGCACGCTCGATCTGACCGGTGCCAGCACCTACACCGGTCCTACGAACGTGTCGGCCGGCACGTTGCTGGTGAACGGGTCGCTGGCCGCTGATAGCACGATGAACGTGAACGCGGGTGGCACGCTCGGCGGCAACGGCACCGTCGGGGGCGCGACCTCCATCACCGGCACGCTCGCCCCGGGCGCGTCGGCGGGCCTGCTGTCGTTCGGCAGCTCGCTGGGCCTCGGTGGCACGTCGATCTTCGAGGTCGACGGCCTCGCCCGCGGCGTGGTGGGCGGCTACGACGCGACGAACGTCGCTGGCGAACTGACCTACGGCGGGGTGCTGAACGTCGTCTTCTCCGACACGTTCGCGATCGGCTCTACGTTCGACTTGTTTGACTTTGCGACCCAAGCCAGCGACTTCGCAGCCATCAGCCTGACCGGTGACTACGTCGGCACCTTGCTCAGCCTGGGCAATGGCAACTGGTACGGTTCGACCGGATCGCAGGCCTTTACCTTCGATGGTTCCAGCGGCGTGCTGCAGATCGTCGATAACGTCGCCGTCCCCGAGCCGACCGCCATCGGCCTGCTCGTCGGAGCGGCTGGCATGATGCTGCGTCGTCGGCGCGCGGTGTAA
- a CDS encoding DUF1559 domain-containing protein: protein MFIRNSRRAFTLVELLVVIGIIALLISILLPALNKARSAARTTACLSNLRQMGFGLALYASNNNDWLPPGSLSHGGDSTTWAISISPYLGGKGHTRNTAVFPLPPVFQDPSATILEGMVHYSSNPLVLPDMNYRVGWNPADRVYLRQYKMSRARPAAELFALADGVQIGSIMLGGSRYNAAAVARWINASIYDQEYRTYSREAFFNGRPDSKIALSRNNNRDAASGTPPAGDIRYRERQNTAANFLFFDGHAETIIRGTDTPAGPNPGSIKQSNLRPAAFNNQRPTPPFE from the coding sequence ATGTTCATTCGAAATTCACGTCGTGCGTTCACTTTGGTTGAACTCCTCGTCGTCATCGGCATCATCGCGTTGCTGATCTCGATCCTGCTCCCAGCGCTGAACAAGGCCCGCTCAGCGGCCCGCACCACGGCTTGTCTGTCGAACTTGCGACAGATGGGGTTTGGGCTTGCGCTTTACGCGTCGAACAACAATGACTGGCTGCCACCGGGCAGTCTGTCGCATGGCGGAGATAGCACTACCTGGGCCATATCGATTTCGCCGTATTTGGGCGGCAAGGGGCACACGCGGAACACAGCCGTATTCCCGTTACCCCCGGTTTTTCAGGATCCGAGTGCGACCATCCTGGAGGGAATGGTTCATTACTCTTCCAATCCCCTCGTTTTGCCAGACATGAACTACAGGGTCGGGTGGAACCCAGCCGACCGGGTCTATCTACGACAGTACAAGATGTCGCGCGCCCGACCGGCGGCCGAGCTGTTCGCATTGGCGGACGGTGTACAGATCGGGAGCATCATGCTCGGTGGCAGCCGCTACAACGCTGCGGCGGTCGCGCGGTGGATCAACGCATCGATTTACGATCAGGAGTACAGGACTTACTCGCGCGAAGCGTTCTTCAACGGCCGTCCGGACTCGAAGATCGCGCTCAGCCGGAATAACAATCGCGACGCCGCATCGGGTACGCCGCCCGCCGGAGATATTCGCTATCGCGAACGACAAAACACGGCCGCGAACTTCCTGTTCTTTGACGGCCATGCTGAGACCATCATCCGTGGAACGGATACCCCTGCAGGGCCTAACCCCGGATCGATCAAGCAGAGCAACCTGCGGCCGGCTGCGTTCAATAATCAACGACCGACCCCACCTTTCGAGTGA
- a CDS encoding glycoside hydrolase family 5 protein, giving the protein MTKYFSIHRLIGGLLVCATLFTGASVVRAADDEPSLIKNGNFETDENGDGQPDGWPVNDNVKWETEDGNHFIRLTSPSAGENVMVYKLVPIKDEHKALELTYRVRYDNIKAGDELWFDGRIMMNFKDADEKVVKPSPKPPTFKGSTKEWKDRKQQFLVPEGAKNLEIMLTLFKPASGTLEFDDMALKPIDPAVVAKAAAAAAPTRSFPVLPDVIPAPAAEKMPPELRVVGNQIQDAAGNSVWLQGVSVPSMEWSATGESITRSIEIAITEWKSNCIRLPIKESYWFGTDKSQKDGGEQYRQIVDNAVNLTASHGAYLVLDLHRFRAPNDDHVKFWKDAAERYKNNPAVLFELFNEPHGISWDVWRDGGQVTDKKQGSSDALSENTEVVSGFQSPGMQKLVDAVREIGAKNIVIVGGLDWSYDISGILNGYALNDKGGNGIVYSTHVYPWKSKWQSKFLDVAAHHPIFVGEVGAPNERYAFIPAERHEDPLTWSPDMVALIQQHKLHWTAWAFHPKAGPPMLNDWNYTPTSYWGDYAKRALAGEQFTMKRMR; this is encoded by the coding sequence ATGACTAAGTATTTTTCCATTCATCGATTGATTGGTGGCCTGCTCGTCTGTGCGACGCTCTTCACGGGTGCCAGCGTTGTTCGCGCTGCGGACGACGAACCGTCGCTCATCAAAAACGGCAACTTCGAGACCGACGAGAACGGCGACGGTCAGCCGGACGGTTGGCCTGTTAACGACAACGTGAAGTGGGAGACGGAGGACGGCAACCACTTTATCCGCCTCACGAGCCCCTCGGCCGGGGAGAACGTGATGGTGTACAAGCTGGTGCCGATCAAGGACGAGCACAAGGCGCTCGAGCTGACCTACCGCGTGCGGTACGACAACATCAAGGCGGGTGACGAACTGTGGTTCGACGGCCGGATCATGATGAACTTCAAGGATGCCGACGAGAAGGTGGTCAAGCCGTCGCCGAAACCGCCGACCTTCAAGGGCTCGACGAAGGAATGGAAGGACCGCAAGCAGCAGTTCCTGGTGCCGGAAGGCGCCAAGAACCTGGAGATAATGTTGACACTGTTCAAGCCGGCCAGCGGCACGCTGGAGTTCGACGACATGGCACTGAAGCCGATCGACCCCGCCGTTGTCGCCAAGGCCGCCGCCGCTGCGGCGCCGACGCGGTCGTTCCCGGTGCTGCCCGACGTCATCCCCGCGCCCGCGGCCGAGAAGATGCCGCCCGAGCTTCGTGTGGTCGGCAACCAGATCCAGGACGCCGCCGGCAATTCCGTCTGGCTGCAGGGCGTGTCGGTGCCCAGCATGGAATGGTCGGCGACCGGTGAGAGCATCACCCGGTCGATCGAGATCGCCATTACCGAATGGAAGTCCAACTGCATCCGCCTGCCCATCAAGGAGAGTTACTGGTTCGGCACCGACAAGTCGCAGAAGGACGGCGGCGAGCAGTATCGTCAGATCGTCGATAACGCTGTGAACCTAACCGCCAGCCACGGCGCGTACCTTGTTCTGGACCTGCACCGCTTCCGCGCCCCCAACGACGACCACGTGAAGTTCTGGAAGGACGCCGCCGAGCGTTACAAGAATAATCCGGCCGTCCTGTTCGAACTGTTCAATGAGCCGCACGGCATCTCGTGGGACGTTTGGCGCGACGGTGGCCAGGTAACCGACAAGAAGCAGGGGTCGTCCGATGCCCTGTCGGAGAACACTGAGGTGGTCAGCGGCTTCCAGTCGCCCGGCATGCAGAAGCTGGTCGATGCGGTGCGCGAGATCGGCGCGAAGAACATCGTGATCGTCGGCGGGCTCGATTGGAGCTACGACATCTCCGGCATACTCAACGGCTACGCACTGAACGACAAGGGCGGCAACGGCATCGTCTACTCGACCCACGTCTACCCGTGGAAGAGCAAGTGGCAGTCCAAGTTCCTGGACGTCGCCGCACACCACCCGATCTTCGTCGGCGAGGTGGGGGCGCCCAACGAGCGGTACGCGTTCATCCCGGCCGAACGCCACGAGGACCCGCTCACCTGGTCGCCCGACATGGTCGCGCTGATCCAGCAACATAAGCTGCACTGGACCGCTTGGGCCTTCCACCCCAAGGCCGGCCCCCCCATGTTGAACGATTGGAACTACACGCCCACGAGCTACTGGGGCGATTACGCCAAGCGGGCGCTGGCCGGTGAACAGTTCACGATGAAGCGGATGCGCTAG